One window of the Diospyros lotus cultivar Yz01 chromosome 12, ASM1463336v1, whole genome shotgun sequence genome contains the following:
- the LOC127787020 gene encoding transcription factor MYB1-like: MGHHSCCNQQKVKRGLWSPEEDEKLIRYITTHGYGCWSEVPDKAGLQRCGKSCRLRWINYLRPDIRRGRFSPEEEKLIISLHGAVGNRWAHIASHLPGRTDNEIKNYWNSWIKKKIRKPAPSPPTATGKPNPHYRHPQFGYTTANPDNLLNHHQDLVANIPAQDAVFTSPGPFFTFDASSLEAIGELGGVNSENNWHMIGQEQVQVLPPLASFTTNMEYSNNNLASIDDIGSMELQACSGSNECLQRQELDEWVEAGQHCPSFLFWEHSEGLVMDGDQEDAAGSPKLGAMLSSFPSSFRDVNDAEH; this comes from the exons atggGCCACCATTCTTGCTGCAACCAACAGAAGGTTAAAAGAGGGCTTTGGTCACCTGAAGAAGATGAAAAGCTCATCAGATATATCACCACTCACGGCTATGGCTGCTGGAGCGAAGTCCCTGATAAAGCTG GGCTTCAAAGATGTGGTAAAAGCTGCCGCTTGAGATGGATCAACTACTTGAGGCCAGACATAAGGAGAGGGAGATTCAGTCCAGAGGAGGAGAAGTTGATTATCAGTCTCCATGGGGCTGTAGGCAACAG ATGGGCTCACATTGCCAGTCACTTGCCTGGAAGAACAGACAACGAGATAAAGAACTACTGGAACTCTTGGATCAAAAAGAAGATACGAAAGCCAGCACCGTCCCCGCCGACGGCAACCGGAAAACCAAACCCCCACTATCGCCATCCTCAATTTGGTTACACTACCGCCAACCCAGACAACCTCTTGAATCATCATCAAGATTTGGTGGCAAACATTCCCGCTCAAGACGCGGTCTTCACTTCTCCCGGCCCTTTCTTCACCTTCGACGCCAGTTCGCTCGAGGCAATTGGCGAGCTGGGCGGCGTGAACTCAGAAAATAATTGGCATATGATCGGCCAAGAACAAGTTCAAGTGCTTCCGCCTCTGGCATCGTTTACAACCAACATGGAGTACTCGAACAACAACTTGGCTTCCATAGACGACATTGGAAGCATGGAATTGCAGGCTTGCAGTGGCTCCAATGAGTGTTTACAGAGGCAAGAGTTGGACGAATGGGTTGAAGCCGGGCAGCACTGCCCGAGTTTTCTGTTTTGGGAGCATTCTGAAGGATTAGTAATGGATGGTGATCAGGAAGATGCAGCAGGTTCGCCCAAACTGGGGGCGatgctttcttcttttccttcatcTTTTCGAGATGTTAATGATGCTGAACACTGA
- the LOC127786686 gene encoding uncharacterized protein LOC127786686 has product MNDSDRTGSTGASFEASSILKRKSNDVGWEYGMLIDPKNMDKIKCKLCGKIMFGGVYRVKEHIGHISGNVSACPKSSPTDQAKCKNAIVEAKNKRKNKEEEEDLMRSTVNISERVEGDDKDELQELGSRKTSRTLGPIDKFASSISPETCLSARMSQRQQTISEALFKERTQSVREYCARWVYEAGIPFNAIDNDSFKLFVEAVGQFGPGFKSPSQYQLKEPLLKGEVDRIKELLKKHEEEWARTGCSIMTDAWTDRKRRSIMNLCVNSNAGTAFLSSRESSDEAHTSELIFEYVDKCIEQVGPQNVIQVVTDNAANNMGAAKLLKVKRPNIFWTSCATHTINLMLESIGKLPKYKKVIDQAKSFTIFIYAHYKTLSLMRSFTKKRDIVRPGVTRFASAFLTLQSLMEKKAQLRAMFTSSKWEECKWSQIVKGKAAYATVMSIAFWNGVTICLKVFAPLVKVLRIVDADRKPSMGFLCGEIKQAKEDIKEALNNLEKNYKPIMEIIEARVKDRLDSPLHFAAYLLNPYYFFKDMDIQLDNEVMDGLFNCVEMFYHYDGELQGHVINVELPKYTRKDGAFGKSWATQGCAKNDDNYNPVTWWMTYGNQTPNLQRMARKILSLTTSSSGCERNWSTFEGIHTKKRNRLDVNRLNNLVYVQFNAKLMNKHKREKERNVDVLLASDASNAQGWIVDGEDDEEVEPGMGLTWEVVGEASGADEMLQARRSSRMRELHEDDFQSEEEDEQEINEFDFESDEDRVLEEYGEEEDQLDS; this is encoded by the exons ATGAATGATTCGGATAGGACTGGAAGTACGGGAGCATCGTTCGAGGCCtcctcaattcttaaaaggaagtcaaatgatgtcggatgggagtatggaatgttaattgatccgaaaaatatggataaaattaaatgtaagttgtgtggtaaaattatgtttggaggtgtttacagagtaaaagaacacattggccacatttctggaaatgtttctgcatgtccaaaatcttctccaacagatcaagccaaatgtaagaatgctattgtcgaggcaaagaataagaggaaaaataaggaggaggaggaagatttgatgagatcaacTGTTAATATCTCTGAAAGAGTGGAAGGGGATGATAaagatgaattgcaagagttaggtAGCAGAAAAACGTCCCGTACTCTTGGCCCTATCGATAAGTTTGCAAGCTCCATCAGCcctgaaacttgtttgagtgcgagaatgagccaaaggcaacaaactattagtgaagcactatttaaagagagaacacagtctgttcgtgaatattgtgctagatgggtgtatgaagctggtatacctttcaatgcgATTGAcaatgatagcttcaaattgtttgttgaggcggttggtcaatttgggccgGGCTTCAAATCTCCCAGTCAATACCAATTGAAGGAACCGCTATTAAAGGGGGAAGTTGACAGAATAAAAGAGttattgaagaagcatgaagaagagtgggcacgaactgggtgctccattatgacagatgcttggacagatagaaaaaggaggagcatcatgaacctatgtgttaattctaatgcaggtactgctttcctttcttctagagagtcttcagatgaagcacatacaagtgaacttatctttgagtatgtggataaatgcattgagcaagttgggccacaaaacgtcatccaagtagtaaccgacaatgctgccaataatatgggagcggcaaaattattgaaggtgaagaggccaaatatcttttggacctcatgtgctactcacaccatcaatttgatgcttgaaagtattggaaaactgccgaagtataagaaagtcattgatcaggccaagagtttcacaatcttcatttatgcacactataagaccttgtccttaatgaggtcatttacgaagaagagggatatagtgagaccaGGAGTTACTAGATTCGCTTCTGCTTTCTTGACTTTacagagtttgatggagaaaaaggcccAATTGAGGGCAATGTTTACCAGCTCCAAATGGGAGGAGTGCAAATGGTCACAgattgttaaagggaaagcagcctatgctactgtgatgagcattgctttttggaatggtgtgactATATGCCTTAAagtttttgcacctttggtgaaggtgcttcgaattgttgatgcggatagaaagccttctatgggctttttatgtggagagattaagcaagcaaaggaagatattaaggaggccttaaataatcttgaaaagaactataagcctattatggagattattgaagcaagggtaaaagataggctagatagtccactacattttgcagcttaccttttgaatccctactactttttcaaggatatggatatacaacttgataatgaagtgatggatgggctttttaactgtgtggagatgttttatcattatgatggtgaattgcaaggccatgttataaatgttgagttgccaaagtatactcgtaaagatggagcttttggaaaatcgtgggcaactcaagggtgtgcgaaaaatgatgacaattataatccag ttacatggtggatgacttatggaaatcaaactccaaacttgcaacgaatggcgagAAAGATTCTCTCGTTAACCACTAGTTCatccggttgtgaaagaaattggagcacttttgaaggg atacatacgaagaaaagaaatagactagacgtgaatcgattgaacaatctagtctatgttcaatttaatgcgaaattgatgaacaagcacaaaagggagaaggaaaggaatgttgatgtgctacttgctagtgatgctagtaatgcacaaggatggatcgttgatggagaagatgatgaagaagttgagcctGGTATGGGActcacttgggaagtggttggtgaagcatcgggagcagacgagatgcttcaagctcgaagaagttctaggatgagagagcttcatgaagatgattttcaatcagaagaagaagatgagcaagaaatcaatgaatttgattttgagtccgatgaagatcgtgtattggaagaatatggagaggaagaagaccaattagatagttag